The following coding sequences are from one Dermacentor andersoni chromosome 5, qqDerAnde1_hic_scaffold, whole genome shotgun sequence window:
- the LOC126531844 gene encoding uncharacterized protein isoform X1, whose protein sequence is MAARCPIPESEIRKYAEASPCLDVQRKLSALQRFLVKLKASGANLLLPCGKTESDDLPDCWIGSNVVALNSVLLSVSLELREDKPGVLSLVTLVARRRAELPDAALSDAAFLVHWLLCYHRCVRTVQLEFDTVLCLSAPTVVAGALRRGSSVVCLRLSTGSVAERTQAQPVLTSVLESMVNLEVLDLGGVTLNYATVDGVVAVLKSGRLRTLVLGTCPQGKKVALRLSRAVRKCAGLALLAVNGRVRSFPEIPSLLQTNTTLWSVSLSGVSGELAGEVLLCLARNGTLEELCLSDAALGDFPVTIEHIYRFAENRHLRVLKLTRLELGDAAAMAFAELLRENVTLEEVDFSGSCVGDFGAHALAEALTVNRSLKTLWLEQSQLTDRAVETFARALSLNECVERVSLGIVALCEEWCLPADVCDFNKLCGRLEVTWNTWGLERMSSCLSSVSREHPLRARARPIKLCWTRQATIGGVRALFATASSLTFLNELVVANMHSDEQGFAEAIAELLVSTNALKKLEIRELTGANNIVRVILNALARNSTVCYAYFSCSLGAAGVANALKAVLNTNVTLHCIRFRSLYMRDIPLARFVQGIRGNNVLTDFSFDTVPNKEDVQGLWSLLWRNRCLLSRAVKHTRGISVDKESMEAFSTLAGRDSLICALIEATGKTSAECKDIVSRVLCKQEKTTQMEITSVYHR, encoded by the coding sequence ATGGCCGCACGATGTCCCATTCCGGAATCGGAGATAAGAAAGTACGCGGAAGCGAGTCCCTGCCTCGACGTGCAGCGGAAACTGTCCGCGTTGCAGCGTTTTCTGGTGAAGTTGAAGGCCAGCGGCGCTAACCTGCTCCTGCCTTGCGGAAAGACCGAAAGCGACGATCTGCCGGACTGCTGGATTGGATCGAATGTGGTCGCTCTTAACAGCGTGCTCCTGAGTGTCTCTTTGGAACTGCGCGAGGACAAACCGGGTGTACTGTCACTGGTCACTTTAGTGGCGAGACGCAGAGCCGAGCTTCCTGATGCAGCACTGTCTGACGCAGCTTTTCTTGTGCACTGGCTCTTATGCTACCACCGCTGTGTGCGAACGGTTCAACTGGAGTTCGACACAGTCCTTTGTCTTAGTGCGCCAACTGTCGTCGCTGGGGCACTGCGACGAGGATCAAGCGTGGTGTGTCTCAGGCTCAGCACAGGCAGTGTGGCGGAGAGAACACAGGCACAACCAGTTTTGACATCTGTGCTTGAGTCCATGGTCAATCTGGAAGTACTGGACCTAGGTGGAGTGACTCTAAACTACGCAACCGTGGATGGCGTTGTAGCAGTACTGAAGAGTGGCCGCCTACGTACTTTGGTCCTCGGTACCTGCCCACAGGGCAAGAAGGTTGCCCTCAGGCTTTCACGCGCCGTGAGGAAATGCGCAGGTCTTGCTTTGCTTGCCGTAAACGGCAGAGTAAGAAGCTTCCCTGAAATCCCGTCTCTTCTGCAGACAAACACTACCCTGTGGAGCGTATCGCTGTCAGGGGTGTCAGGGGAGCTCGCCGGAGAAGTACTGCTTTGCTTGGCGCGCAACGGTACCCTCGAAGAACTCTGCCTCAGCGACGCCGCCTTGGGTGATTTTCCGGTGACAATTGAACACATCTACAGGTTCGCCGAGAACCGGCACCTTAGGGTCCTGAAATTAACACGCCTGGAACTCGGCGACGCTGCTGCTATGGCGTTCGCAGAGTTGCTCCGCGAGAACGTGACTTTAGAAGAAGTGGACTTCTCTGGTAGCTGCGTAGGAGATTTCGGCGCGCATGCATTGGCCGAAGCCCTGACAGTGAACAGGTCGTTGAAGACACTGTGGTTGGAGCAGAGTCAACTCACCGACCGCGCAGTAGAAACGTTTGCTAGAGCTCTCTCGCTGAATGAGTGCGTCGAGAGGGTTAGCTTGGGGATTGTGGCCTTGTGCGAAGAATGGTGTCTGCCTGCGGACGTCTGCGACTTCAACAAGCTTTGCGGGCGCTTGGAAGTGACGTGGAACACGTGGGGACTCGAACGGATGAGCAGCTGCTTGAGCAGTGTGAGCAGGGAGCATCCGTTACGCGCCAGGGCGCGACCGATTAAGCTGTGCTGGACTCGCCAAGCAACCATTGGTGGTGTTCGTGCTCTTTTCGCCACTGCGTCCAGTTTAACCTTTCTTAACGAGCTAGTCGTTGCCAATATGCACTCCGATGAGCAGGGCTTCGCAGAAGCCATCGCCGAGTTACTGGTCTCGACCAACGCGCTCAAGAAGCTAGAGATACGCGAGTTGACCGGCGCCAACAACATCGTGCGAGTTATTCTGAATGCTTTGGCGCGAAATTCTACTGTATGCTACGCTTATTTTTCTTGTAGTTTAGGTGCCGCCGGCGTCGCCAACGCTTTGAAGGCGGTGCTAAATACCAACGTCACGCTTCACTGTATTAGGTTTCGGAGTCTTTACATGCGTGACATACCTTTGGCCAGATTCGTCCAGGGCATTAGAGGCAACAACGTCCTCACCGACTTCTCGTTCGACACCGTGCCAAATAAAGAAGACGTGCAAGGTTTGTGGAGCTTGCTGTGGCGGAACAGGTGCCTCCTCAGTCGAGCTGTGAAACACACTCGGGGTATTTCAGTGGACAAGGAGTCCATGGAGGCATTCAGTACGCTCGCGGGCCGAGACTCTCTGATCTGTGCGCTTATCGAGGCTACCGGTAAGACGTCGGCTGAGTGCAAGGACATTGTGAGCCGGGTGCTATGCAAACAGGAAAAGACAACGCAAATGGAAATAACGAGTGTATACCACCGCTGA